A DNA window from Chryseobacterium sp. MEBOG06 contains the following coding sequences:
- a CDS encoding toxin-antitoxin system YwqK family antitoxin, with protein sequence MKYIFILFFSASTLIFAQKPCGYKDGLQEGNCKEFYENGQVKNSVEWRKGKLDGNAVFYHDNGKIQSKGEYKKGFKVQKWAYYDKNGVLTSEEVFRNGEKNIYDNSLTATFYSPSGKVTEISNYKFNKLQGESRTFHEDGKSVKEIGQYDNGLATGKWKVLYPSGKIQRETEFANDKRNGNRVHYREDGSIEKTEVYKDGKLISTK encoded by the coding sequence ATGAAGTATATTTTTATATTATTTTTTTCTGCCTCTACCCTTATTTTTGCACAGAAACCTTGTGGATATAAAGACGGGCTTCAGGAAGGAAACTGCAAGGAGTTCTATGAAAACGGACAGGTGAAAAATAGTGTTGAATGGAGAAAAGGAAAGCTTGATGGCAATGCTGTTTTTTACCATGATAATGGAAAAATACAGTCAAAAGGAGAATACAAAAAAGGATTTAAGGTTCAAAAATGGGCTTATTATGATAAAAACGGAGTACTGACCTCTGAAGAAGTTTTCAGAAATGGCGAAAAAAATATTTATGACAACAGCCTTACTGCCACTTTTTACTCTCCTTCCGGTAAGGTTACTGAAATTTCCAATTATAAATTCAATAAATTGCAGGGGGAAAGCAGAACCTTCCATGAAGACGGAAAATCTGTGAAAGAAATTGGCCAGTATGACAACGGCCTTGCCACCGGAAAATGGAAAGTGCTTTATCCATCAGGAAAGATACAGCGTGAAACAGAATTTGCCAATGACAAAAGGAATGGCAACAGAGTTCATTACCGTGAAGACGGAAGCATTGAAAAAACAGAGGTCTATAAAGACGGAAAATTAATCTCAACAAAATAA
- a CDS encoding bestrophin family protein, producing MVLSEFMRVYNTKHFLKILFSLHKSDTLKILFPSMILVGLYSWGIQYLEVEYFHLTSKSGISNVGMIHSLLGFVLSLLLVFRTNTAYDRWWEGRKLWGKLVNDTRNFSIKINTILADNRQDAEQIARYLKFFPHFLAKHLSKESTRLALDEDYSEIEKSLKNHGPSEIIILLTHKLNQLKKEGKISEIEMLYLDTQLSGFLDVCGGCERIKNTPIPYSYSSFIKKFIILYVFALPIAYVINIGLFMIPLTVFVYYVLMSLELIAEEIEDPFNNDENDIPMEVLAQNIEKNVHQIMNRK from the coding sequence GTGGTATTAAGTGAATTTATGAGAGTCTACAATACCAAGCATTTCCTTAAAATCCTTTTCAGCTTACACAAAAGTGATACCCTAAAAATTCTTTTTCCAAGCATGATCCTTGTAGGATTATATTCCTGGGGAATTCAATATCTGGAGGTGGAATATTTTCATCTTACTTCAAAGTCAGGGATCAGCAATGTAGGAATGATTCATTCTTTACTGGGCTTTGTACTTTCTCTTCTGTTGGTTTTCAGAACAAATACTGCTTATGACAGATGGTGGGAGGGAAGAAAGCTTTGGGGAAAACTGGTGAATGATACCCGAAATTTTTCTATAAAAATCAATACTATTCTTGCAGACAATCGTCAGGATGCAGAACAGATTGCAAGATATTTAAAATTCTTTCCACACTTTTTAGCCAAACATCTTTCCAAAGAATCTACGAGACTTGCTTTGGATGAAGATTATTCTGAGATTGAAAAGTCATTGAAAAATCATGGCCCAAGTGAAATAATTATCCTTTTAACCCATAAGCTGAATCAGCTGAAAAAAGAAGGAAAGATTTCAGAAATTGAAATGCTGTATCTGGACACCCAGCTTTCCGGGTTCCTGGATGTATGTGGGGGTTGTGAGAGAATCAAAAATACTCCGATTCCCTATTCTTATTCGTCTTTTATTAAAAAGTTTATTATCCTGTATGTTTTTGCTTTGCCCATAGCCTACGTGATTAACATTGGACTTTTCATGATCCCCCTTACCGTTTTTGTATATTATGTTCTGATGAGCCTTGAGCTTATTGCCGAAGAGATTGAAGATCCGTTCAACAATGATGAAAATGACATCCCTATGGAAGTGCTGGCCCAGAATATTGAAAAAAACGTACATCAGATTATGAACAGAAAATAA
- a CDS encoding GNAT family N-acetyltransferase, translating into MEFPVLETERLILRQLTHNDTEDLFEYFSLNEVMEYYDLAPFQNLEDAQHIIRHFNGEFEKGKGFRWALELKSEKQVIGTCGYHNWYREHFRAEIGYELNPKFWQQSYMKEAILPILTFGFETMRLHRVDAFIDPSNISSERLLSSLNFSKEGTLKDFFFEKGKFVDATIFGLINK; encoded by the coding sequence ATGGAATTTCCTGTTTTAGAGACCGAAAGGCTTATTTTACGGCAACTTACCCATAACGACACTGAAGATCTTTTTGAATATTTTTCTCTGAATGAGGTTATGGAATATTATGATCTGGCTCCCTTTCAAAATTTGGAAGATGCCCAACACATCATTAGGCACTTTAATGGTGAATTTGAGAAAGGGAAAGGATTCAGATGGGCACTGGAATTAAAATCTGAAAAGCAAGTTATTGGAACCTGCGGCTACCACAACTGGTACAGGGAGCATTTCCGGGCAGAGATAGGTTATGAACTTAACCCAAAATTCTGGCAGCAGTCCTATATGAAAGAAGCCATTCTTCCTATTCTTACCTTTGGTTTTGAAACAATGAGGTTACACAGGGTAGACGCCTTTATCGATCCTTCCAATATATCTTCTGAAAGGCTGCTGTCGTCTCTCAATTTCAGCAAAGAAGGTACTTTAAAAGACTTCTTTTTTGAAAAAGGAAAATTCGTAGATGCAACCATCTTCGGGTTAATAAATAAATAA
- a CDS encoding NAD kinase, protein MKAAIYSQKKDLDTFLYLSKFISELESRGVKSVLYDEMAEALQFSKIFDTFNCKQDLLDKEVDLFFTFGGDGTIVNSLTFIEDLEIPVVGVNTGRLGFLAFFTKEEAFRELDSILKGDIKTSRRSVIEVVSPKLEGSFPYALNDVTVSRKETTSMITVDSYINDEFLNVFWGDGVIISTPTGSTAYSLSCGGPIISPNNENFVITPIAPHNLNVRPLVVNDKVEIKFRVESRVPQYSLSLDSRLIHIETDKEIIIKKAKFQLLLVQPNSLSFYETIRQKLLWGRDKRN, encoded by the coding sequence ATGAAGGCAGCCATATATTCTCAGAAAAAAGATCTTGATACTTTTTTATATTTAAGCAAGTTTATCTCTGAACTTGAAAGCAGAGGGGTAAAATCTGTTCTGTATGATGAAATGGCTGAAGCACTTCAGTTTTCAAAAATATTCGATACCTTCAACTGTAAACAGGATCTTCTGGATAAAGAAGTCGATCTGTTTTTCACTTTCGGTGGAGATGGAACGATTGTAAATTCTTTGACCTTCATTGAAGATCTTGAAATTCCCGTTGTGGGAGTTAATACAGGAAGACTTGGTTTTTTGGCTTTTTTCACTAAAGAAGAAGCTTTCAGAGAACTTGACTCTATTTTAAAGGGAGATATAAAAACAAGCCGACGTTCGGTAATTGAAGTTGTTTCTCCTAAACTAGAAGGATCATTCCCCTATGCATTAAATGATGTTACTGTTTCCAGAAAAGAAACGACCTCAATGATTACAGTAGACTCTTATATTAATGATGAGTTTCTGAATGTATTCTGGGGAGACGGAGTGATTATTTCAACTCCCACAGGTTCTACTGCTTACTCACTGAGCTGCGGCGGGCCAATCATTTCTCCAAACAACGAAAATTTCGTCATTACTCCTATTGCCCCTCACAATCTTAATGTGAGACCATTAGTAGTAAATGACAAAGTAGAAATAAAATTCAGGGTGGAAAGCCGTGTACCTCAATATTCTCTTTCTTTAGATTCCCGATTGATTCACATAGAAACGGATAAAGAAATCATCATTAAAAAGGCAAAATTCCAGCTTCTTCTGGTACAGCCAAACAGTTTGAGCTTCTATGAAACCATCCGCCAGAAGCTTCTTTGGGGAAGAGACAAAAGAAATTAA
- a CDS encoding CBS domain-containing protein, producing the protein MFIKDYISKDFPCFSMSDSIESARNMLEDFGYSHIFIKKSQHFYGALAKDFLYEKEEGTLKEFEHQIERFAILEDNNIMDSIRLFHTFSSNVIPVINKNEKYLGYITCEDIFQDLSRYPLFSESGAILTIETPARKYSMTEIANIVESNNSKFYGGFISFMSDEVVHVTIKISNENLASIDSTFDRYDYRVVEKYYSDEKSDLFKDRFGFFQKFIEI; encoded by the coding sequence ATGTTTATCAAGGACTATATCTCAAAAGACTTCCCGTGTTTTAGTATGTCTGATTCAATAGAATCAGCCAGAAATATGCTGGAGGATTTCGGATATTCCCATATTTTCATCAAAAAATCCCAGCATTTTTACGGGGCTCTTGCGAAGGACTTTCTTTACGAAAAAGAAGAAGGGACTCTAAAGGAATTTGAGCATCAGATTGAGCGGTTTGCTATTTTGGAAGACAATAATATTATGGACAGTATCCGTCTGTTTCATACGTTCAGTTCCAATGTGATCCCGGTCATCAACAAAAATGAGAAATACCTGGGATATATTACCTGTGAAGATATTTTTCAGGACCTCTCCCGTTATCCGCTATTTTCGGAATCAGGAGCTATTCTTACCATAGAAACTCCTGCAAGGAAATATTCAATGACAGAGATTGCCAATATTGTGGAGAGTAACAACTCGAAATTTTATGGTGGATTCATAAGTTTCATGTCTGATGAAGTGGTTCATGTCACCATCAAAATCAGCAATGAAAACCTGGCTTCGATAGACTCTACATTTGACCGGTATGATTACAGGGTTGTTGAAAAATACTATTCTGATGAGAAATCCGATCTTTTTAAAGACCGCTTTGGTTTTTTCCAAAAATTCATAGAAATATAA
- a CDS encoding cupin-like domain-containing protein, whose translation MILENVDVVNDISKEDFQKNYFKKQKPLLIKNFASRWSAFDKWNLAYIREKAGGQEIPLYNNKPADAAKSSDAPVARMKMKDYIDTIKSKPSDLRIFFYIITDKLPELLKNFTYPDLGIKFFKRLPTLFFGGSEAHVLMHYDVDLGDFMHIHFEGKKRILLFDQKQSPFLYKVPLSVHTIYDLDYENPDYEKFPALQYAKGYEIFMEHGDALFIPGAFWHFNRYLEPGFSLSLRALPNKPKTFANMLYHVFVMRYTDKLMRKLFKAKWVNYKQQWAYKKSSEALEVHLKSEKQNN comes from the coding sequence ATGATCCTCGAAAACGTAGATGTCGTCAATGATATCAGTAAAGAAGATTTTCAGAAAAATTATTTCAAAAAGCAAAAACCTCTTTTAATCAAGAATTTTGCAAGCCGCTGGTCTGCTTTTGACAAATGGAATCTGGCTTATATCCGCGAAAAAGCAGGAGGTCAGGAAATACCGCTGTATAATAATAAACCCGCTGATGCTGCTAAAAGTTCTGATGCTCCGGTGGCCCGTATGAAAATGAAGGATTATATTGATACTATAAAAAGCAAGCCTTCAGATCTGCGTATCTTTTTCTATATTATTACGGATAAACTGCCCGAACTCTTGAAAAACTTTACCTATCCGGATCTTGGGATAAAGTTTTTTAAAAGACTGCCTACTTTGTTTTTCGGTGGCAGTGAGGCTCATGTTTTAATGCATTATGATGTTGATTTGGGTGATTTTATGCATATCCATTTTGAAGGGAAAAAGAGAATTTTACTGTTTGACCAGAAGCAGTCGCCTTTTCTATATAAAGTTCCGTTATCGGTCCATACAATTTATGATCTGGACTATGAAAATCCTGATTATGAAAAGTTTCCGGCTTTACAATATGCGAAAGGATATGAGATTTTCATGGAACATGGGGATGCCCTTTTTATTCCAGGGGCATTCTGGCATTTCAACAGATATCTGGAACCCGGATTTTCCCTTTCGTTACGAGCTCTTCCCAATAAACCGAAGACTTTTGCCAATATGCTGTATCATGTTTTCGTGATGAGGTATACAGATAAACTGATGCGTAAACTGTTTAAAGCTAAATGGGTGAATTACAAGCAGCAATGGGCATATAAGAAAAGCTCAGAAGCATTGGAGGTGCATCTGAAATCTGAAAAACAAAATAACTGA
- a CDS encoding RNA methyltransferase has translation MVQKLKLEELNRIDVEAFKKVEKIPLVIILDNIRSMHNVGAAFRTADAFLIEKIILCGITPQPPHREIHKAALGATESVDWIHEDETNTAIADLKSKGYEIIGIEQTTDSKLITDFTIDQSQKYALILGNEVEGISDEVLPNIDVFLEIPQLGTKHSLNVSVCAGIVMWEFSKALK, from the coding sequence TTGGTACAGAAACTAAAACTGGAGGAACTGAACAGAATAGATGTAGAAGCATTTAAGAAAGTTGAAAAAATTCCATTAGTCATCATTTTAGATAATATTAGAAGTATGCACAATGTAGGTGCAGCTTTCAGGACGGCAGATGCTTTTCTGATTGAAAAAATAATTCTCTGCGGAATTACGCCACAGCCCCCGCACCGCGAGATCCATAAAGCGGCATTAGGAGCTACGGAAAGCGTAGACTGGATTCATGAGGATGAAACCAACACCGCTATTGCCGATCTGAAAAGCAAAGGATACGAAATTATAGGAATTGAACAGACTACGGACAGCAAGCTTATTACTGATTTTACCATTGATCAATCCCAAAAATATGCTTTGATTTTAGGAAATGAAGTAGAAGGAATCAGTGATGAAGTATTACCTAATATTGATGTGTTTCTGGAAATTCCACAACTTGGAACTAAGCACTCTCTTAATGTAAGTGTATGTGCCGGAATTGTGATGTGGGAATTCTCAAAAGCCCTAAAATAA
- the fbaA gene encoding class II fructose-bisphosphate aldolase, which produces MSRIFPAGVATGQLVTDIFQHAKENKFALPAVNVIGSSNVNAVMETAAKLNSPVIVQFSNGGAAFNAGKGLSNDGQKSAILGAIAGAKHIHTLAEAYGATVILHTDHCAKKLLPWIDGLMDANEEFFKQTGKSLYSSHMLDLSEESLEENIEVSSRYFERMAKLQMTLEVEIGVTGGEEDGVDNSDVDNSKLYTQPEDVAYTYEKLRAISDNFTIAAAFGNVHGVYKPGNVVLTPKILDNSQKYVQEKFGTAAKPVNFVFHGGSGSTLEEIREAIDYGVIKMNIDTDLQFAYTEGVRDYMVNNIDYLRAQIGNPEGEEKPNKKFYDPRVWVRKGEETFSTRLVKAFEDLNNVNTLK; this is translated from the coding sequence ATGAGCAGAATTTTTCCGGCAGGAGTTGCCACAGGTCAGTTAGTTACTGATATCTTTCAGCATGCTAAAGAAAATAAATTTGCATTACCCGCAGTAAACGTAATTGGATCAAGCAACGTAAACGCTGTGATGGAAACTGCAGCGAAATTGAACTCTCCTGTAATTGTACAGTTTTCAAATGGTGGAGCAGCTTTCAATGCAGGGAAAGGACTAAGCAATGACGGACAGAAGTCTGCTATCTTAGGAGCTATCGCAGGAGCAAAACATATTCACACCCTAGCGGAAGCTTATGGAGCAACTGTAATTTTACACACAGACCACTGTGCAAAGAAATTACTTCCTTGGATTGACGGATTAATGGATGCTAACGAAGAATTCTTCAAGCAGACAGGAAAATCTCTTTACTCTTCTCACATGTTAGACCTTTCTGAAGAGTCTTTAGAAGAAAACATTGAAGTTTCTTCCAGATATTTCGAAAGAATGGCTAAACTTCAGATGACTCTTGAGGTAGAAATCGGGGTAACCGGAGGTGAGGAAGATGGTGTTGACAACTCAGATGTTGATAACTCAAAATTATATACTCAGCCTGAAGATGTAGCTTATACTTATGAAAAATTAAGAGCGATCTCTGATAACTTTACAATCGCTGCCGCTTTTGGTAACGTACACGGAGTTTACAAGCCAGGAAACGTAGTTCTTACTCCAAAAATCCTTGACAATTCTCAGAAATATGTTCAGGAAAAATTCGGAACAGCTGCTAAGCCTGTTAACTTTGTATTCCACGGAGGTTCAGGATCTACTTTAGAAGAGATCAGAGAGGCAATTGACTATGGAGTGATCAAAATGAACATCGATACAGACCTTCAGTTTGCATACACAGAAGGTGTTAGAGACTATATGGTAAACAATATTGATTATTTAAGAGCTCAAATCGGGAATCCTGAAGGAGAAGAAAAACCTAACAAAAAATTCTATGACCCAAGAGTATGGGTAAGAAAAGGTGAGGAAACATTCTCTACAAGGTTGGTGAAAGCATTTGAAGATTTAAATAACGTAAATACTTTAAAATAA